Below is a window of Humulus lupulus chromosome 9, drHumLupu1.1, whole genome shotgun sequence DNA.
ttcaattatttcattttatcttgttttcagattttttttaaaaattaatgtataatttttttttttttaaaaaaaaaagcttttactttaatctatatattttttagaatatgaaaacaagatttattttataaaaaatgagCATAAActattacaatatatatttttgtattactttttattaaaaaatagggTATCTAAATTTTGAGATGTTAATATAATGCCCATTCTCCTTAATTTCTAAAGTTTTAATCATATTATGAACAATCATTACATATAACAgataaataactaattaaataaaagaagatGAACTTGAGGGCTTTTTTTTAATGGAAGATAGAATTTGATTTGGTTctcaaaacacaacaaaatattCTTGGGACAGAGAGTGAAAAAAGGCcagaaataagaaaaaaaaacgcATGTTATCAATTGTTCATTGTTCATATAATGTTAGTATACAATATTTTTCATTGTGCTCCAACCGAACTCTCACCTGAAGTATAAGCAGACGACTATTTTCAATGCCGAATTATTGTGTATTCCAACTATATACCATCCCCTCTTTTCATCGACCAGGAACAAGGACAACAAACGGAACTTTAACTGTTCCACAGATAAGAGTCCTTATCCTTCTCTGATGGGCAATAataatgtagaaaacttgcattaAGAAAGTTCTGGTTCTTGAACGTTTGTGGCTCGCCTGTGGCTCAAGTTAGAGCTTGAGTATTCAACACTATTATCGGAGGACGATGAAATGTTAGATGATACGGAGGATTTGGGAATGGAGTTCGATAACGATTTTGATGGATGCGTTTGCTGTTTGAAGCCAAGGGACATCATAGGTTCTGGCTGTCCTGATGCTTGGGATGTTTGACCGCCCTGTGCTTCTTCCGCTAGTCGTCTTAGAAGGTTCATAATAGTGGGAAGAAACCTTGATGAAATTGATAGTAATCCAGCCAGCTGCCAACAAGAAACAATATAACTAATTTAGTATCTGTTTGGTTCAATCATGGATCACCATACGATAACAAGGGATCTACAATACTGAATAACAGTGCACAATTAACAAGACTTCACACAGGTGATATTGAGCATTTTCTTCCTTGATAAAAGCCAGAAAGCAAGGAAATATGGTATAAATGTTATTAACTGCCCCAACTTATTTCATTGTAAACCTTTGCCAGGAGATATAGTACAATGAAGTTAAACCGAAACGTTAATAAGATGATTGATACATAGATGAATAACCTTTAACAACACTATTGCACATTCAATCAAGTAGGCACATGGATAACCTTGATTCGCCAATAAAAAATTGACAACGGGATACAGAAAGGTAAGCAAAACAACTGTATTCATACTCACAGTGCCATGACGAAACTGTCCAGAAATGTCCAGCTGTACCCATAAGGCTTTAGAAAGTAAATATGCAACAAACAAAATCATGAGGTATAGAGGATTCCTGTATCATTCAACGAATAAAgtcaaaaaaataagaaaaatgatgaaaatgtaAATATCTGAAATATAATCAGTAGTTAAGTCTGAGGAGCCATTATTACTTTAAAAGAAGCATAAACTCATTAAATCCAAGAATAACCATTGCTGCAATTGCCCATGGAGGAGGAAGCCAGTTGTTGCTCCGCTTGTGCGCTTCCTGAGACAAGAACACAACAGGGTCAGATGACAGAAAAATCATGAGCAACCTTCTCTGACAAACTACTGCCAAGGAAACTGAAATGAATGAAGTGAAAGCTGAAAATTAAGATCTGTTCAACACAAACAATATAAGAATTTTTACACAATAAGATCAGAATCTGCCACTgagaaaattattaaaaaataaataaaaattaatcaaagCAGCATATACGAATGGCGTGATCAGTCAATAAAATCGTCATGCAGCATACTCACCTTACGCAGATGTCTCCATTGATGTGTATCAATTACTTCAAATTAGATACCAATTGAAAAATGTCTATATTGAGAAtctaaaatattttatttgttttcaACCAGAATAGAGAAAAAAAACTACGTTGCACAATTTTTCTTATTATGGTAGTGATTTAAAAGTTGGTGAAGTAATGTGTTTAAACCTTATGCGAGTCAAAACAGAATTACATGAGTTTTGCAAACTTGATCAGAAACTCTTTGTTTCAGTTCGAAAATTTCTATTAACCAGATTACCATATCACTTAAGCACAAGGATGCCATTATCACAGCAATATATGTCAATATAAGAACTAAAAAAATCACTTGAAATTGTTTTATTACCATCATAAATTATTGAAGCGGATTACAAGTTAATGATATTTTAAAATGGGAATGTTTCAAAGCTTTACCTGTGCCGAAATAGCTTGCGTGACAGTGTACTCAGTCTCTCTCATGAACTGTCTCCACAATGACTTGCTCTGCACTGGTTTAATAAGTATGTCCTTGGAAGGAACCTGATTTGAATAATGATTTACAACAAATAAGAACAAAGTAAATTCCATATAATAAAATTCAAGAATGACCACTGAACAGTACCTCCTCCCAAGTGCTTGAGGCAAGAGAATCTGCAGAATTTCCTATCTCCAAACTTCTTGTAGAAGAAACAGTAACAGCTCCATCCATGAGAGAAGCAAAAAGTATATTTTCAATCTTATCTGGCTTCTCTTCTAAGCGAATTGCAGCCATAACGGATAAAAGCTTCAGAGACTGAAAGAAATTATGAACAAAAGGCAATCAAATTGCTTTAGAACATAGCGGCATGCATATGATGAAACTTCATTCAAATAGTAGTTTAAAAATTACCGCAGAACGTGCTTCCTTGGTGATAGCTTTAATATCTTCATTCCCAGTCCAGACCCTTGGCATTGAATCATTGTCATGATTGAAGACTGTTGAGAACCTGAAAAAATGTTTTCCAACAAATAAATAACCAAAATTTTGTAAGAAAAGAAAAGTGAAAAGATTTTAAAGATTTTTACCTGTCTTTCATGCGGATCAAAACCTTTCCCACTTCTTCCCTTGCCTTTTTCTCAACCAGACTTCTTGCATAATCTCTCAAATTTTGCAACATGTTTCTAATTGTTTCCTCTTCCAACTCAAAACCAGAGATGGCAGAAGAGAGCTCTGATGCTGCAACTTCAGTCTCATGTTTAAGAAGTCTTCTTAT
It encodes the following:
- the LOC133801845 gene encoding protein ROOT HAIR DEFECTIVE 3 homolog 2 isoform X2 codes for the protein MMRLFSPRKTTLLFVIRDKTKTPLQRLEPVLREDIQKIWDSVRKPQAHKDTPLSEFFNVEVVALSSYEEKEEKFKEEVSQLRQRFFHSVSPGGLAGDRRGVVPATGFSFSAQHIWKVIKENKDLDLPAHKVMVATVRCEEIANEKLRQLNSDEGWLALEKEVQTGPVPVFGKRLTSILETYLSAYDIEVNYFDEGVRNAKRQQLESKALESVFPAYAAMLGNLRSKALEDFKTKLKHSLNKGEQFAASVHACVESCLIEFDQGCADAAIQQADWDASKIREKLIRDIDAHALSVCSEKLSELIANHEKKLSAALSEPIDSLFEAGGKNTWASIRRLLKHETEVAASELSSAISGFELEEETIRNMLQNLRDYARSLVEKKAREEVGKVLIRMKDRFSTVFNHDNDSMPRVWTGNEDIKAITKEARSASLKLLSVMAAIRLEEKPDKIENILFASLMDGAVTVSSTRSLEIGNSADSLASSTWEEVPSKDILIKPVQSKSLWRQFMRETEYTVTQAISAQEAHKRSNNWLPPPWAIAAMVILGFNEFMLLLKNPLYLMILFVAYLLSKALWVQLDISGQFRHGTLAGLLSISSRFLPTIMNLLRRLAEEAQGGQTSQASGQPEPMMSLGFKQQTHPSKSLSNSIPKSSVSSNISSSSDNSVEYSSSNLSHRRATNVQEPELS